TCAAACTTTATTCTCAACAACTCTCAGGTAAAATATGTAGCACATATTCAATTGCTCAATACAGAATTACTTAAGCTCTTACTACTATTACTATTTAATCAAGATTCAATACTATTTTATCACATTTCAACATCAACACTCCTATATTAGCCTTAACAGTACATGCATATGTTATGCATATATTTCTTATGATATGGTATCACATTTCTGATTTCAGAATAAGCCTTGAATTTATAATTCATTGATTTTCAAATCGATTTTCCATCCAATTTTGCAATGTCAGAGAAAACTGCTGAGAGTTAAAGCCAAATCCCCGCTTATATTTATAATGGAATCCAATCTCTCAGAGACGAAAAATAACAATTTGATAATTACATATACACATAGGTTAAAAAAGTATCAACACCACCTAAAAAATACCCATACCTTGAAATTATAATTTGGTAAATACAACCTGAACCTAAATAACCGATGAATATCACTGTTTTCACACCCCCTTAGTGTCTTCGGACCCAAGTCGTAAAGGACAAGCTTTGATCAGTAAAACATCTATGGTAACTGCACAAAAATGTGCTGTATAGGGAATTTTTTGCTTCAAAATTTATCCCATAAACTTCAAATTTTTCTTACAACCTGAAAACCCAAAAACATGAAACAAATACTTTTACTATTACTTAGTTTTTATATCACCCTGACCGTTCACGGACAAGGCGATAAACCGATGTGTCAGACTGACACACGGATGAAAGAACTTTATCATCAGCACCCCGAGTCAAGAAAAGAAGCTCAGGAGTTTGAGCAACTGATTAGACACCGAAAGCAAAACCAGATAGCCGGTAAGGAAACTGCTTCGACCTATACTATACCTGTAGTTTTCCATGTCTTTGGGTCTGACTTTGCTGGAAAAACAGTAGATGATAATACCATAATCACGGCATTGGAAAAAGTCAATGAGGACTTTAATGGCCTTAATGATGATTACAATACAGTAAGTGCATTGTTTTCAGGCCTCCGAAGCACACTGGACATCGAGTTTAAACTGGCAAAAACAGACCCTAGCGGTAACCCTACTACCGGTATAAACTATTACCCGGAAAGGTCTGGTTTTGGTAATGGAGGTGGCTACGACAGTCAGATCCGGCAATTTGCATGGGATAATTATATGTATATGAATGTGTATATAATGCTGGATCTCTATGCTGACGGGGCATACAACAATTCCGGTGTGGCCTGGTACCCAGATAGCTGGATGTCTGACAACAACCTGTCCCGTGTTGTTTACAATGGCCGTTATCTGTATGGTAATACTGATAAAGAATTTGCCTCTGTACTCACTCATGAATTCGGGCACTGGCTCAACCTTGCACACACTTTTGACAACGGCTGTAGTGCCCCCGGAGACAACGTAGATGACACGCCCGCTACTACGGCAAACTCCGGGACTTGTAATGTAACCACTGAGATGTGCTCCGGCGCTGGTATCCCTAACGGAGAAAACTATATGGACTACTCTTCTTGCTACAAAATGTTTACGCAGGGGCAGGTAGCCAGAATGATTGCAGCCCTTGACCATGCATCACGCCAGCCACTCTGGCAAGAGTCTAACCTGGAGGCTACAGGCGTAAACAATGCTTCTCAGCCTATTTTGCTTTATTCTGTTTCCCAGCTTTATGAAGATGACAATAACAGCGGTGCCATTGAAGGAAACGCCACAATCAGCGCTAAGAACGGAGCAACATTTGCTACCTCCGGTATGCTTACCCAGGGTACACACTATACAGCTACTAACGTACCGGCAGGCCTTGCTCTGCAAATCAATATTGAAAGCAGTACTTCTGCGCAAATGTCCTTCGCCGGCAATGCTTCATCCCATGCCAGCAGCAATAGCGTATCTGATATTTCCATCACCTTTCTTGATGCAGCCATCTCAGGGGGTGCATCGTCTATACAAAACCCTACGTACAGTGGTTTTGCACTTTATTTTCAAGACCCTTACACCATAGTACACAACGACATCAATGATATTACTGCCAACAGTTCTGCAACATGGACTTACTTCACCGTCGGGTATGGCGACGGTGCTTATGGAAGCTGGTATGACGGCGGGAAGCTGAGACTGGAAACCTATACGAAACCTCTGGTGTGTGAAGGTTCCTCAAGAAATATTTCACTACTTACCAGCGGTACACCAATAGGCACCAACAGCAATTGGGTCGACGGCGGGGCCTACCCTGATGAACATGATTTACGCTCATCATCTTACACCGCCTGGGATGGAAAAACCGGGTATGTCGGGTTCAGATTTTCCAGCCCCGAAGGGAAAAGCCTGCATGGCTGGATGAGGGTGAGTGTAAATGCCAGTGGTAACTCATTCACAGTTTATGAATACGCTTACTATACCAAGCCGGAGGGAACCATCGCAGCAGGCTCTACCACTGTTAATCCGGCTCCTGTTGCCGCGTTTACCGTCTCTGCAACCAACATCACCCCAGGGCAAAGCATTACCTTCTCTGATCAGTCCACAGGTACCCCTACAGCCTGGTCCTGGTCGTTTCCCGGAGGAACCCCTGCTACAAGCACCGAACAAAACCCGACTGTAACCTACAGTAGCCCAGGTTCCTACAATGTGGAGCTTACGGTTACCAATACAAATGGCAGCAATACAAAAACTGCCGCAAATTTCATTATTGTAAATAGTGGTTCAACTACTTATTGTAGTTCGGAGGGAGATGATGCATCATATGAACACATCTCCAATGTGTCCATAGGCAGTTTTTCAAACCCTACCGGGGCTTCAACCTACAGTGATTATACTGGCCTGACCATAGATCTGGTTAAAGGAAGCAACAGCTTCACACTTACGCCTGGTTTTTCCGGCAGTGCCTACAACGAGTATTTCAGAGTATGGATCGATTACAATCAGGACGGAGATTTTTCTGACTCAGGTGAGCTTGCTTTTGACGCGGGAAGTGCCTCATCTTCCGCAGTTTCGGGCACTATTTTAGTCCCCGGCTCTGCCCTTGATGGTACTACAAGGCTCAGGGTAAGCATGAGGTACCGATCAGCGCCACAGGCATGTGGCTCGATCGTGTACGGCGAAGTGGAGGACTATACGGTTAATATTGGCAATGCTACTACTATAAACGCTCCCGGGAACCTTACGGCCAGTGCAACTTCATCATCTGCTTCACTGAGTTGGACAGATAACTCTAATAATGAAGACGGCTTTGAAGTGGAAAGATCAACGGACGGCACTAGCTTCTCCCAGGTATCTTCAGTAGCTGCAAACACAACTTCATATAATGACAGTGGCCTTACGCCAAATACCACTTACACTTATAGGGTAAGGGCCAAAAAGGGATCTTCATACTCCGCATACTCCAATAGCAGCAGTACCACTACATCAGGAGGTGGAGCAGATTACTGTGAAGTGACTAACGGCAATCCTTCAGGACAATATATTGTCAATGTACAGATAGGCGATATCGACAACAGCTCTACGCATACTGCGGATGGCTACTCCGATTATACCAGTCAAAGTACTAACATCTCATCTTCTGAGACGCTCACAGTTACCCCTCATAATACCTGGTCCGCTACTGCAGCCAAGGCATGGGTGGACTGGAATAAAGACGGTGACTTTGATGATACAAACGAAGAGGTACTTAATGCCGGTGGTTCTGCCGGCTCATACAGTACTACGGTTACCGTGCCTTCGGGAATCTCTGGTGCCGTAAGGTTAAGGGTACGGGTAGCTTATAGTGCAACGCCCACTCCATGCGATGACCTGTACTTCAGCGAGGTAGAAGATTATACACTCCATGTCGGTGCCGGTTCAGGGCCATCTACCTCGAGTAGTGATTTTGAAAGAGAGATTAGCATGTTCCCTAATCCATCAAAAGAAGGGCGGCTTAATATCAAATTACCTGAATATGACGGAGACCTTGAGGTGGCCGTATTGAGCCTTCAGGGTGCCATCATTTACCATGAGATCATTCCTCAGCAAACAACGGATGCCGGTGCAATATCGATCCGGATCAATCAAAAATTAAGAGGAACCTTTCTGGTAAGGGTAAAAAGCAACAGTTCTTCTGCAGTAAGAAAAATTCAGTTCGAATAAACCAAATATGAGAAATCCGGAGCCGCACAAGTAATTGCCAGCCTCCGGTTTATTTTATTTGATCATCTATAAACCAAAAACAATCTGTAAAAATGTTACCCCATAAATCTAAATTCCTGCTATTTGCGCTGCTCTTGCTGGCACAAACTTATTCAAAAGGTCAGATGCAACCACCTCGGACGCTACAGGACCATAATGACGATTACTGTTCCCGAATGCATACTGCAAATAGCCACAAAAAAAATAATCATAAAAAGGTGCCTGGTCCTGCATATGATCGCAGTGTTCTCTCCCCATATGAAATCGTACAGGCGGCCTGCCCTACCGATGCTGCAGGCTGGGCTGCACTTAGTACATCTGAATTGGTAGATCAACTCAAAGCCAGTGATTACGCATGCTTTGGAAGCTTTTTCAATGTTGAGTCTACATACGCTCCCGGCATATTCTCTAACGCCAATATGCAGGCGGTTGCATCAGCTATGTACAACCTTTCTGTAAGCTATGACGGCACCAGGGCCAGCGGGCTTTACGGTTTGGTTTATTACCTACATGCAGCGAGCTATCAGGATTTTTACAATGACGCCGTGAGTATGAATGCAACTACAACCGACAGTTATATTATGGCCTGCGAAGCACTTACGGACAACCCGAATCTTTTTTTACTAACTGAAGATGCGCTGGATATCCTTGATGAATACCTCATTTTGCTTGACTTCCCTGGCCTAAGGCACAAGGCCAGTGTATTGAATGTAGTCAAACGTGTAATGACCGACCTGGTGATCAATAAAGTCTGGCAATCACTCCCCGATGAATTGCTTCGCACATACTCCAGAGCCTGCAATCGCGTGTTCTTCCTGATGTTCCGCGGTATGCAGGATGATGCTTACATTAATGCCGTGGACGGAGATGCCGAATATTTCGACCTTATTTATACCATCAGTTCAAGTACCGAGCTTCAAAATAATGATGAATTTAACTATATAACTGAAAATGCCGCGGCAGAAATAGCACGGGCCGCCGAATCGCCATTGTTGATCGACGATGTTGAAGGGCACCTGGTTAGTATCATCAATAACTCTCCCCGCCTAAGCCCCGGCTGGCTCAAAGCTATTGAGGCACTAAACGAATATGGCAATTGTGCCGCATATAGCCTGTGTGAAAACATTGAGGACCTGAAAGTCGAACTGAATGAGATGCTATTCCCTAATTCGTATACTTTTGATGATGGCGACATAAGGATCCGGACTCCGCTGGATGAAAATGAAATCCAGGGCCTTTATCATGCAGCCAAGCAATCCCAAAGTCAATTTTTCAGAATGTTGCAAACCGATGAACCGGTGGCCGGCGATGTCAATGAAGTTTTGAACATTGTAGTTTTCGGTTCTAAACAGCAGTATGAAGACTATGCAACATACCTCTTCAATATAGCCACCAATAACGGAGGTATGTACATAGAGCGAGGTGCAACTTTCTACACCTGGGACCGCACCGTAGGTGTGGAAAGTTCCCTGTCACTGGAAGCATTGTTCAGGCATGAATACACCCACTACCTGCAGGGAAGGTATTTGATCCCGGGCTATTGGGGTGAAGGTGAAATCTATAATGATAGCCGCTTGGTGTGGTTTGAAGAAGGTATGGCCGAGTTTTTTGCCGGCTCTACAGAAACGGAAGGTATCAAATTGCTGGCATCCAATGCAAACAATATTGCCAATAGCCAGGGAGAGTGGCCGTCACTCAATACAGTGCTAAACTCAAGTTACTCCAGTGGCAACTTCTATCACTATCACTATGGTAATATGGTGTGGTACAACTTCTATATAAATGATTTCAGTAAGATCAAAACCTTATTTGAACTGACCAGGAGTAATGATGTTGCAGGCTTTGATAATATGGTAAATCAAATGAGAAGCAATGATGAAGCTGGTTTCACCTCGTTTCTCACCGACGTAGCCAATGGTACGGTAGAGGGCTGGGAGCCTGAAACCAGTTGGCTGAATGATGATTACCTGGCCATTGGTTCTGTGGCAGATATTGAAAGCGAATTTATTGGTATAACCAATCTTACTTCGGCCGCTGCCTCCCTGGATGCCACCGCCATGAACAGACGTTTCCGCATTGATGCCACTATTACCGGATCAGGCTCCGTAAGCAACAATGCCGATGCAGCCCGCTCGGTTGAAGATGCTCTTGATGGTATCCTGCTCAATTTGAGAGAGAACCCTTTACTGAATAATTTCAGCTATTCCATTGGCTACTTTAAAAACCTCACCTACAACTCAGGGACACCAACCGCTGATATTGTGATTCTGGGGCCACTTAAAGACGCTAATATACCTGATACTCCACAGCCTGAGTTTTCAGCAATGAATACAGAAGCCATTGCCGGAGGCGAGGTCAGGTTCAATAATTTATCCAACGGTTATATTAAATCTCTTGTGTGGTCATTTCCCGGTGGGTCTCCGTCAAGTATTGAAAATGAGACCAACCCAGTAATCACTTATAATAATCCGGGCACCTATGATGTTACCTTAAATGTTACAGGCAATGACGGGGCATACAGTAAATCAAAGGCTTCCTACATTACAATTTATGAAAAGAGCGACCTTACTTATTGCAGTGCATCAGGCAGCAGGGATGACAACTACATCAACCGGCTAAAATTCGGCTCTCTAGACAACCCCTCTGGATACCAAAATTATAGTGATTTCACTAATCAAATTACACGCCTTACTCCGGGAACTTCCGAAACCTTGACTATAGGCACAAAAAACAGCTATTGGAGCGGCAATGCCGTTGGCGCCTGGATTGACTGGAATGCAGACGGGGACTTTGACGACACCGGTGAAGAGGTATTCAACCTTTATGGGGCAGGACCTTACGAAACCGCTGTAAATGTACCTTCAGATGCTGTTTTAGGAGTAACAACACTGAGAATAAGGGTGGGCTACGGCTCAGCCGATAAAATAGTGGCTTGCGGCGATGATACCTACATCGGTGAGGTAGAGGATTATTCAATTGTAATCAGCGAAGAGTCCTCATCGGCTCCGGCAGCTGCCTTTTCTGCATCAAAAACAACCATTGCTGCAGGAGAAAGCATTAGTTTTACGGACCAATCATCCAACACTCCGACAACCTGGGCATGGACCTTCCCGGGGGGCACGCCTGCAAGCAGCAACGCACAAAATCCCGTGGTTAACTACACCACTCCCGGTATATATGATGTAACGCTGACTGCAAGCAATGCAAATGGCAGCGATACGAAGACTGTCACTGGATATATTACCGTAGAAGCAGCATCCGGCTACTGTGCATCTTCATCAGAGAGGGCTGCCTATGAGTACATCGCCAATGTGGAAATAGAAGAATTCTCCAATCCTTCCGACTCATCCAAATACAGTGATTTCACCCACCTGACCACGACATTACGCCTGGGAAATAACAACATAACCCTTACCCCGGGCTTTTTGGATGTATCCTTCGATGAATACTTCCGGGTATGGGTCGACTTTAATCAGGATGGAGACTTTGATGACAATGGTGAACTGGCCTTTGATGCTGGCAGTGCTTCCTCATCAGCCGTAACCGGTACAATCACGGTACCTGAAACTGCTCTGACGGGCACAACACGCATGCGAGTGAGTATGCAATTTGCCACTGCTCCTGAAGCCTGCGGTCTTATAGGAGATGGTGAGGTTGAGGATTATAGCGTAGAGATTCTCGAAAACCCTATTCCTGAAGCTCCGTCTGCACTCACTGCCGAGCTTACCTCTTTTACTGCAATTACTCTCAGCTGGGAAGATAATTCTGACAACGAGGACGGTTTTGAGATAGAAAGAATGGCAGCAGGAGGAGCTTTCGAGCCAATCGGAACTGTAACTTCTGATATTACAAACTATGCAGATGCCGGCCTAGATAGCAACACTACCTATACTTACCGGGTAAGAGCTAAGAACGGTGATGCTTTTTCAGGGTACTCCAACACCAGCAGTGCTACCACTCCTGATCTGATTCATTGTGCTGCAGATAACAATACCTCTGCCAGCGAACAGCATATCAGTAAAGTGGCCATAGGTACAATCAATAACAACTCAAGCCACAATGCTACCGGATACTCAGACTTCACTGACCAAAGCACAAATATAGCATCCGTGGCAGAGCTGGCTGTAACGCCGAACCAGACAACAGCAGAAACAAAGGCCAAAGCGTGGGTAGACTGGAACCGGGATGGTGACTTTGATGACCTTGGTGAAGAAGTACTTAGTGCCGGAGGAGCGGGTGATGTATACAATTCAGTAATCACCGTACCTGCAGGTACCGAAGCTGGTGAGGTGGTCCTAAGAATAAGAGTTGCCAGGGGAGCAACACCAACAGCATGCGGCAGCATTGCGCTAAGCGAAGTGGAAGATTATACGTTAAATGTTGAAGACGTGGTGTCGTCAACGAAGTTTGGGGAAACGGTCTCTCAGGAAAATGTGAATTTATATCCAAATCCTTCAAGACAGTCTCAATTCTATCTTTCTTATCCCGAGAGGGCCGGTGATTTGGAGGTAACGGTTACCAGTATGCAGGGTACGGTAATACATAGGCAGCAGATACTGTCTCAAAATCCTAACCACGAGGCATTTGCAATAAAAATAAACCAACCTGTAAGCGGAATATACCTGGTGCATATCAAGGGTAAGGCTGAAACAATAGTTAAGAAAATACACTTCGAATAACCTAATCAACCTGCCTAAACCTAAGGCCGCAGGAACAGTGTTTCTGCGGCTTTTTGATTTTGATGGATTGTATATGCTCCGGCCAATCCCTTGAATGTCCGAGCTGGGTCCCTCGCAAAACGAAGCGTTGTACAAGGAAGTAACATATGCAATGGCAATGCCCATAAAAAGTATTCCCATCACTTTACAACTTCCAAAAGAATCTTTTCTTATCCTGCGAAGCGGCCCCAAGCCTTTCATAAAACCTGATGGCAGGCTCATTAAAAACCGGGGTCTGCCATTGCATCAAACCACACTCATGAGATTTGGCCAATGCAGCTACTTTCTGCATCATCACCTGACCAAGTCCTTTGCCCCTGGCTATACTTTTCAAATACAAACAATCGAGATAGAGGTAGTAAGCCGCATCCCATGTAGAGAATTGCTTCATCAATGTGGCGAAACCGACAACCTGATCCTGATCTTCAACCACAAGGCAATACACATCCTTATGATGAAAAATATGATCCGCCAGCACCTGCCAATCCACATGAGCCGGGATTTCGGCTCTTTCAAAAGCTGCATGCTCATAGCTAAGCCCGATGATCTCATCCATGTCACCGGGCTTTGCCTCTCTGATTGTATACTCTCCTAGCATGCACATTGTATTTCCGACCCGGCAGTTGCACCGGTTCCCCCGGTGGCATAGCCGTCGAACTTCCACCACTCAATTCCACCGATCAGCTCTTTGACCTTAAACCCCATACGAGCCATATTCAATGCGCCTTTGGTGGATGCATTGCAACCTATGCCGTCACAATAGCAGACATAGGTTTTGGACTTATCGAGGTGTTTTGTAGTCCCCTCAGACATTTCACGGTGTGGAATATTGATAGCTCCGGGAATATGCTCCTTTTCATAACCAAAGCTTTGCCGGGCATCGATCACTACCACATCTTCCATATTTTCAAGTGCATCAAATAAGTCAGACGGATCCATTTCATAAGCCAGCTTGCTTTCGTAAAATTCAATTTGCTTGTTCATAACCTTAATATTTTTTGTTTTCCCAAAAGTATGTGGATCTCCCGATGAAGTGCATATATTATAATTGAGCGTTTTTGATGATGTAGCTGAAAATTTTTCAGTTTAAAGTGAAGCGCATTTGTGATAACTTTAGGTTCTGATATAGATCATGACCACATTTAAGTCAGAACCACTAAACTATGGAACTCAAACACTTCCGGCTCATCAAAACCATAGCGGAGGAAGGCAACATTGCCAACTCGTCTGAGAAGCTGTTTCTAACCCAATCGGCCCTGAGCCACCAGCTCCGGGAGCTTGAAGAGCAGTTGGGTTTCAAAGTATTTCACCGGTCACGCAATAAATGGGAGCTTACTGATGAGGGTGCCGAGCTGCACAAGCTGGCCAACACCATTCATGCAGCCATAGAGCAGGGCTTTCATAGTATCAAAAACATTAATGAGGGCACCAAAGGACTGGTCAGGATCAGTACAGAATGCTACTCGTTCTATCAGGGCTTACCGACATTCATCCAAAAAATGGCCGCTCTGTATCCAAAAATAGATGTCGAGCTTATACTCGATGCCACACACCATCCCGTCTCAAAAATACTTTCCAACGATCTGGATATTGCTATAGCAACCTCACGGCCTGCCTCTCCTGATCTCTCCTGTAAGGTATTGTTTGAGGATGAGATCTTTGCCATCATGCACCGGGAGCACCCTTTGGCTACCCAACCTTACCTGGAAGCCGGTGACTTCACCAAAGCCCACCTGATCATCCACTCTTTCCCCCTGGAGACAGTATCAGTTTACCAGACATTCCTAAAGCCAAACCACATTATCCCTGTCCGCATTTCTGCCATACCCCTCACCGAAGTAGCCCTCGAAATGGTAAGCGCCAACATGGGGATCACCTGCATGCCCCACTGGGCATTAAAGATGTTCAGAATCCCTGAAGAGCTGGTATTTAAAAGCATCGGCAAAAATGGCCTGAAAAGGACACATTATCTGATCTCAAGGGCTGAGGATCAGTCCAAAAAGTATATTTCTGAGTTTATTTCGAGCTTTGAGGAGGATTTTGTGGGGTAACTTTAAGATCTGCAACAATGAGAATAATATTTTGTAATAGTATAATAGACAATAAACAAGTTGAGCAAGATTATGAAGATGAAATGAAATCTGCAATAAAAGCAGGGTTTCGAATTTCCCTTGTAAACTTTGAGGAGCTAGCAGCAGGTAATACAACGACAGCTTTAAAACTTGTCCACAAAGCTGAAAAAAATGAACAAGCAATTTACAGAGGCTGGATGTTAACCCTTAATCAATATAAAAACCTCTACGACGGTCTTGCGGTAAAGCATATTCGACTAATCAATACACCTGAAGAATACATTCACTGTCACTATCTGCCTGAATCATATCATAAAATCAAAGGTAAAACCCCTAAATCTGTTTGGACAACAGAACTGGAGCTAAGTACCTTAATAAAACTTGTCTCTAAATTTGGAGAGGCCCCAATAGTTATCAAAGATTATGTGAAATCTGAAAAGCACAACTGGAATGAAGCCTGTTATATACCTGACGCGTCGGATAGTGAAAAGGTAAAATCTACAGTTGAGAAATTCATAAACCTGAGAGGTGATTCATTAAATAAAGGACTAGTCTTTCGACAATTTGAAGAACTCGATTTTTTGACAGATCATTCAAAAAGTGGAATGCCTTTAACAAAAGAGTTCAGGGTCTTTTTTTCACAAAAACAATATGTAACGATGTTCAATTATTGGGATGAAGGAGCATATGGCAATACAAAGCCTAAAATTGATGAATTTATAGAGGTTGCCCGGAATATTGAAAGCAATTTCTTTACCATGGATGTCGCACAAAAGAAAAATGGAGATTGGATAATTATGGAACTCGGTGATGGGCAAGTAGCAGGATTGCCAGACAATGCAAATAAAGATGAGTTTTATAAAAAATTAAAAAATACATTTGAAAAATGTAAATGACTCTATACTAGATATTTTATACCTGCATTAATAATAACATAACGGTAAGCTATTTCAATGGTCTTGACGTCCTCACTATATTTTCTAATATGAAAAAACATCTTACACTCATCCTGTCTTTCTTTCTATCTCAAGTCTGCCTGGGACAATATCACCCTGAATGTACTCAACTATTTAAAGTGATGAGTAGAGATGGAGTAATCATGAGGAAAGAACCCAGTAGGGATTCGGAAAAGCTTTTTGCTTTGTCTTACGGCCAGGAAGTGAGCGTTTGTGGCACATCAAAAAAAGAAACTATCAATGGCATTGAAGGAACATGGCTTTCGGTTATGTACCAGGGAAAGTCCGGTTATGCCTTCGGTGCGTGGCTCAAAGAAACCGAACCATTCTATTTATGGTCTTTTGGTGAAATCGAAATGATTCTACTGGAAGGAAACATAGAAAACTCATATGGGTTTCAAAGAAGATATATCGGTTTAATACCCAATCATAAGGAAGCTGGTCTTACGGCAAGGTACAAGCTAAAAGAGTTTGATATTCGTGATTATAAAAATCAACAACTTCTAAATAGAGATAAACTGAATGAAGAAGGGCTCACTTTTCTTATGAACAGAAGCACTGGCAACGCAGAGGTAATAGGAAGAAAAGTGGTAAACTCAGAACTTTCCCTTGGGCAAACTATTTCTTTTAAAACAGATTCTGCCAACTATGTCCTGTACGTACTAGGTACAACAGTCCTAAATCAAGAAAATGAATTAGACCCCATTTCTTCCATAAAAGACTTTCGGCTTATCCTCAGAAGACAAAAAGGTGGAGTTATCTCTGAGCAGGTAATAGTAAAACGTGATCTTACCAGATGGGTTCCCGGCGACTTTCTGGGAGGGTATTTCATTGACTGGATAGGAGACTTAGACCGAGATGGAGAATTGGATATACTGATGAAAAATATCTACCATCATGAGTGTTATAACCTTCAACTTTTTTTATCCTCAAAAGCTGAAAAAAATTATCTAATCAAACTCGTGCGTAACGATGAGTTTTGCGGAGGGTAAGGCTACATCTTTCTGTTTGGGACATCTGCCAAGAATCACAGCCAGCAAAGCTAAACTACGGCTTTACTAAACTTCCAAAAGTTTGGTAAAGCTTAACTGTTCAGAATTACTGACAGCGGTATTACAACAAAAC
This region of Fulvivirga ulvae genomic DNA includes:
- a CDS encoding rhodanese-like domain-containing protein, which codes for MNKQIEFYESKLAYEMDPSDLFDALENMEDVVVIDARQSFGYEKEHIPGAINIPHREMSEGTTKHLDKSKTYVCYCDGIGCNASTKGALNMARMGFKVKELIGGIEWWKFDGYATGGTGATAGSEIQCAC
- a CDS encoding ATP-grasp domain-containing protein, which translates into the protein MRIIFCNSIIDNKQVEQDYEDEMKSAIKAGFRISLVNFEELAAGNTTTALKLVHKAEKNEQAIYRGWMLTLNQYKNLYDGLAVKHIRLINTPEEYIHCHYLPESYHKIKGKTPKSVWTTELELSTLIKLVSKFGEAPIVIKDYVKSEKHNWNEACYIPDASDSEKVKSTVEKFINLRGDSLNKGLVFRQFEELDFLTDHSKSGMPLTKEFRVFFSQKQYVTMFNYWDEGAYGNTKPKIDEFIEVARNIESNFFTMDVAQKKNGDWIIMELGDGQVAGLPDNANKDEFYKKLKNTFEKCK
- a CDS encoding LysR family transcriptional regulator, which codes for MELKHFRLIKTIAEEGNIANSSEKLFLTQSALSHQLRELEEQLGFKVFHRSRNKWELTDEGAELHKLANTIHAAIEQGFHSIKNINEGTKGLVRISTECYSFYQGLPTFIQKMAALYPKIDVELILDATHHPVSKILSNDLDIAIATSRPASPDLSCKVLFEDEIFAIMHREHPLATQPYLEAGDFTKAHLIIHSFPLETVSVYQTFLKPNHIIPVRISAIPLTEVALEMVSANMGITCMPHWALKMFRIPEELVFKSIGKNGLKRTHYLISRAEDQSKKYISEFISSFEEDFVG
- a CDS encoding SH3 domain-containing protein, with the translated sequence MKKHLTLILSFFLSQVCLGQYHPECTQLFKVMSRDGVIMRKEPSRDSEKLFALSYGQEVSVCGTSKKETINGIEGTWLSVMYQGKSGYAFGAWLKETEPFYLWSFGEIEMILLEGNIENSYGFQRRYIGLIPNHKEAGLTARYKLKEFDIRDYKNQQLLNRDKLNEEGLTFLMNRSTGNAEVIGRKVVNSELSLGQTISFKTDSANYVLYVLGTTVLNQENELDPISSIKDFRLILRRQKGGVISEQVIVKRDLTRWVPGDFLGGYFIDWIGDLDRDGELDILMKNIYHHECYNLQLFLSSKAEKNYLIKLVRNDEFCGG